In one candidate division KSB1 bacterium genomic region, the following are encoded:
- a CDS encoding CDP-alcohol phosphatidyltransferase family protein, protein MKMGLVVEKDKMVSIKNVWDSMKTTFLKIIEPLGNFLVRLNINPNAFTTVGFSISMFSGYFFATGSLRLGAVFVFLSGIFDILDGKIARASNQVTRFGALYDSTLDR, encoded by the coding sequence ATGAAGATGGGTTTAGTGGTGGAAAAGGATAAAATGGTTTCGATAAAAAATGTTTGGGATTCGATGAAGACCACATTTCTAAAGATAATTGAACCACTAGGCAATTTTCTTGTCCGATTAAATATTAATCCGAATGCTTTTACAACCGTTGGGTTTAGTATTAGTATGTTTTCCGGTTATTTTTTTGCGACGGGTTCCCTCAGATTGGGAGCCGTTTTTGTTTTTCTTTCGGGAATATTCGATATTCTGGATGGGAAAATAGCGCGTGCATCAAACCAGGTAACTCGCTTTGGGGCATTGTATGACTCGACGCTGGATAGATAG
- a CDS encoding OmpA family protein encodes MKFSLSLVLLTSLGWHSLIQAQETKGHLGVGAYASGVKMILGDVDHSTIDQWGGISISYGISEKFTLKFNGAYGWVYPRDPNGSQFQPTGNFKTLLYPVTLSLDWLPDPNKSFRPFLTFGGGILNWDVRDMRGTESVWDQGESINGRTTNVSVLVGVGVEKFLSAGISTSLFARIHYLLKGNEDTIGTGDDNRAVAEVGIGLTFFNNPNKDTDGDGIFDRWDLCVDAAEDYDNYKDLDGCPDLDNDEDGILDKLDSCPDLPEDLDGFQDEDGCPDIDNDGDGIPDLRDKCPNIAEDIDNFQDDDGCPDPDNDGDGIEDDKDKCPNEAENMNGFEDGDGCPDEKPEILTKETPIILKGINFESGSSRLTFASFIVLDTVFQTLTDHQEIEIEIRGYTDSSGDWTANLKLSQQRADVIKLYIIKKGIAAERMRAVGYGESNPIASNASPEGRAANRRIEFARTK; translated from the coding sequence ATGAAGTTTTCACTTTCATTGGTGCTACTAACCTCTTTAGGATGGCACAGTTTAATTCAAGCTCAGGAAACCAAAGGCCACTTGGGAGTTGGAGCGTATGCTTCTGGCGTGAAGATGATTTTGGGTGATGTAGACCATAGTACGATAGATCAATGGGGAGGAATTTCAATTTCTTACGGAATATCTGAAAAATTTACTCTTAAGTTTAATGGAGCATATGGTTGGGTTTATCCTCGCGATCCGAATGGTTCTCAATTCCAGCCCACGGGTAACTTTAAAACGCTACTTTATCCGGTAACATTAAGTTTAGATTGGTTGCCCGATCCAAACAAAAGCTTTCGCCCTTTTCTTACTTTTGGTGGCGGTATATTGAATTGGGATGTTCGGGATATGAGAGGGACAGAATCTGTTTGGGATCAGGGTGAGAGCATCAATGGAAGGACAACGAATGTATCCGTTTTAGTTGGAGTCGGAGTTGAAAAATTTCTATCGGCTGGAATTAGTACATCATTATTTGCAAGAATTCATTATTTACTAAAAGGTAATGAAGATACAATTGGAACGGGAGATGACAATCGAGCTGTTGCAGAAGTGGGAATAGGACTGACATTTTTCAATAATCCCAATAAGGATACCGATGGAGATGGTATTTTTGATCGATGGGACCTCTGTGTCGATGCAGCGGAGGATTATGATAACTACAAAGATTTAGATGGTTGTCCTGACTTAGATAATGACGAAGACGGAATACTCGACAAACTTGATAGTTGCCCTGACTTGCCTGAAGATTTGGATGGATTTCAAGACGAGGATGGTTGTCCGGACATCGACAATGATGGGGACGGAATACCTGATCTTAGGGATAAATGCCCTAATATAGCGGAAGATATAGACAATTTTCAAGACGATGATGGTTGTCCTGATCCAGATAATGATGGGGATGGTATCGAAGATGATAAGGATAAATGTCCAAACGAAGCTGAGAACATGAATGGATTTGAAGATGGTGATGGTTGCCCTGATGAAAAACCGGAAATCTTGACCAAAGAAACGCCGATCATTCTAAAGGGAATAAATTTTGAAAGTGGCAGCTCCCGGCTTACATTTGCATCATTCATCGTTCTTGACACTGTTTTTCAAACCCTTACAGATCATCAGGAAATCGAAATCGAAATCCGTGGTTACACAGATAGCTCGGGTGATTGGACGGCCAATTTAAAACTTTCACAGCAAAGAGCGGATGTTATAAAACTTTATATTATTAAAAAGGGAATTGCAGCGGAAAGGATGAGAGCCGTTGGGTATGGAGAATCAAATCCAATTGCTTCAAATGCATCGCCGGAAGGCAGGGCAGCCAACAGAAGAATTGAATTTGCCCGAACTAAATGA
- a CDS encoding L-lysine 6-transaminase: protein MEIKPSEVMSVLSKHMLVDGYDFVVDLRNSCGNYLVEARSGDRYLDFFTFFASNPLGFNHPQMCMPDVQSKLALAATQKPSNSDFYTTELAEFVETFFENTLPKDVFKYIFLISGGALAVENALKTAFDWKIRKNFAKGYKEERGLKILHFQEAFHGRSGYTLSITNTADPRKTMYFAKFDWPRVLNPKITFPLNEESRNKVIQLEQESINQIKNAIQENTDDIAAIIIEPIQGEGGDNHFRKEFFESLRQICDQNDILLIFDEIQSGAGITGMWWTFEHFGIEPDILCFGKKIQVCGIVVSQRIDDIEGHVFQESSRINSTWGGNFVDIVRSKKYIEIITQDNLVENAAIQGEYFLSKLKNLVGNFPELVSNVRGRGLFLAFELSSREIRDKIINETFSRKMVILKSGIKSIRFRPSLIISESEIDEGIEVLSKSIHAVLN from the coding sequence ATGGAAATCAAGCCATCCGAAGTAATGAGTGTTTTAAGTAAGCACATGTTGGTAGATGGCTATGACTTTGTAGTCGATTTAAGAAACAGTTGTGGCAATTATCTTGTAGAAGCCCGCAGTGGCGATCGTTATTTGGATTTTTTTACTTTTTTTGCCAGTAATCCATTGGGATTTAACCATCCCCAAATGTGTATGCCGGATGTTCAGTCAAAGCTTGCATTAGCCGCAACTCAGAAGCCCTCCAATTCTGATTTTTATACAACGGAACTTGCAGAATTTGTAGAAACATTTTTTGAAAACACTTTACCAAAAGATGTATTCAAATATATTTTTTTAATTTCCGGCGGCGCTCTTGCTGTTGAGAATGCATTAAAAACAGCATTCGATTGGAAAATAAGAAAGAACTTTGCCAAAGGTTATAAAGAAGAGCGGGGTTTAAAAATTTTACATTTTCAAGAAGCGTTCCATGGCAGAAGTGGATATACTCTTTCCATAACGAACACAGCAGATCCACGTAAAACCATGTATTTTGCCAAATTTGATTGGCCCAGAGTTCTAAATCCTAAAATCACTTTTCCATTGAATGAGGAAAGTAGGAATAAGGTGATTCAACTTGAACAAGAAAGTATAAATCAGATTAAAAATGCGATTCAGGAAAACACGGATGACATTGCAGCAATTATCATAGAGCCGATCCAAGGAGAGGGAGGGGACAACCATTTTCGCAAGGAATTTTTCGAAAGTTTGCGACAAATATGTGATCAAAATGATATTTTGTTGATTTTTGACGAAATTCAATCCGGTGCCGGAATTACCGGGATGTGGTGGACTTTTGAACACTTTGGTATAGAACCGGATATTTTGTGCTTTGGTAAAAAGATACAGGTTTGTGGAATTGTTGTATCCCAAAGGATCGATGATATAGAAGGCCATGTGTTTCAGGAGTCGAGCAGGATCAATTCAACCTGGGGCGGTAACTTTGTTGATATCGTTCGCAGTAAAAAGTACATAGAGATCATTACTCAAGACAATCTCGTTGAAAATGCCGCGATTCAGGGAGAATATTTTCTTAGTAAATTAAAAAACCTGGTTGGGAATTTTCCGGAACTAGTTTCAAATGTTCGCGGCAGAGGTCTGTTTTTAGCTTTCGAATTATCGTCACGGGAAATACGAGATAAAATTATTAACGAGACGTTTTCCCGAAAAATGGTGATTCTAAAAAGCGGTATAAAATCGATACGATTTCGTCCATCCTTAATAATTTCGGAAAGTGAAATCGATGAAGGAATCGAAGTATTAAGCAAATCGATTCATGCTGTATTAAATTAA
- the rsmI gene encoding 16S rRNA (cytidine(1402)-2'-O)-methyltransferase, with protein METGTLYIVSTPIGNLGDITYRACDVLSKVDLIAAEDTRTSRVLLNHYKISTKVTSFHSYNQAKKTPIIIKKLMNNENIAVITDAGTPGISDPAYYLVNQAIEKNIPIIPAPGASALLAALVVSGLPTNRFVFEGFLPVKKGRRSRLVQLSEEKRTIVLFESRHRLLKTLKELFEYLGNRDLVIARELTKLYEEINRTTIEKAIQTYEQRINKGEFVLVVQGMSK; from the coding sequence ATGGAAACCGGGACTCTCTATATTGTTAGTACGCCAATCGGGAATTTAGGTGATATTACATATCGCGCATGTGATGTTCTTTCAAAAGTTGATTTGATTGCTGCAGAAGATACAAGAACCAGTCGAGTGCTTTTAAATCATTATAAGATCTCGACGAAAGTTACAAGTTTTCATTCTTATAACCAGGCCAAGAAAACGCCGATTATTATTAAGAAGCTTATGAACAATGAGAATATTGCAGTAATCACTGACGCCGGTACACCTGGAATTTCAGATCCAGCGTATTATCTTGTAAATCAAGCAATTGAGAAAAACATACCGATAATTCCGGCTCCAGGCGCATCAGCTCTACTTGCTGCATTAGTAGTTTCCGGATTGCCTACAAATCGATTTGTGTTTGAAGGATTTCTACCGGTGAAAAAAGGGCGTAGATCAAGACTGGTTCAATTGAGTGAGGAAAAACGGACAATTGTATTATTTGAATCTCGCCATCGGTTATTGAAAACGTTAAAAGAATTATTTGAATATTTGGGCAATCGTGACTTAGTTATTGCCCGGGAATTAACTAAATTGTATGAAGAGATAAATCGAACAACTATAGAAAAAGCAATTCAAACATACGAGCAGAGGATTAATAAAGGCGAGTTCGTTTTAGTTGTTCAAGGAATGTCAAAATGA
- a CDS encoding MATE family efflux transporter — protein sequence MRTSSPLKDILKTSLPAIVDLSSQTIMWTIEAILVGMISAAAFAGVGMAIQIIILFFTLLLTFVVGSSIIINRHLGANNTWEANHIMAQALLMGIIISILTGLTWYFGATLLFKLIRESEPIAQQAGVQYLQILSVFAPLIVTNFIAVGIIRGAGDTKISMFLNLIINTLNLILAPILIFGLLGFPRMEVRGAAYSVGISHSIGFFLTIYILRSRKSRLFLSFREITTPNLKSFKRLFKIGLPTTVEQLSWAIGQIVITFYVARLGILFLAVHQVFMRIQAVLSMVFMGFSLGAMTLVGQNIGANEHQRAEQTGKTAVYVTLVFVLLIVSCIIFLNDSLIKIFTDDPTVIQMAMSIIVIFALIQIPKALNTVMGGNLRGAGDLKWLMFLSMISVIVIEIGATWVVAFIFSFSLGGIWIVLSIDEMMRVLLNYWRFHGGKWKLIDL from the coding sequence ATGAGAACTAGCTCACCACTAAAGGACATACTAAAAACTTCGTTGCCTGCGATTGTCGATTTATCTTCACAAACAATCATGTGGACAATCGAAGCTATTCTGGTGGGTATGATTAGTGCAGCTGCCTTCGCCGGTGTCGGGATGGCCATCCAGATCATCATATTATTTTTCACACTTCTTTTGACTTTCGTTGTGGGTAGCTCTATTATCATCAATCGTCATTTAGGGGCGAACAATACTTGGGAAGCCAACCACATAATGGCCCAGGCTCTTTTAATGGGCATCATTATTTCGATATTAACGGGACTCACATGGTACTTCGGCGCAACATTACTATTTAAGTTAATTCGCGAAAGCGAACCTATCGCCCAGCAGGCCGGAGTTCAGTACCTGCAAATTCTTTCAGTATTTGCCCCTCTGATTGTCACAAATTTTATTGCTGTCGGAATTATTCGAGGAGCCGGGGACACGAAAATTTCTATGTTTTTGAATTTAATCATCAATACGCTTAACCTAATTTTGGCGCCAATCTTAATATTTGGTTTATTGGGGTTTCCTCGAATGGAGGTTCGTGGGGCAGCCTATTCTGTGGGTATTTCTCACTCAATAGGCTTTTTTCTCACGATATATATATTACGATCAAGAAAAAGCCGGCTATTTCTTTCGTTTCGGGAAATTACAACACCGAATCTTAAGAGTTTTAAAAGGCTCTTTAAAATTGGTTTACCAACAACTGTTGAACAATTATCCTGGGCAATTGGCCAAATAGTTATCACGTTTTATGTTGCTAGATTAGGAATTTTATTTCTAGCAGTCCATCAAGTATTTATGCGAATACAAGCAGTTCTGTCCATGGTTTTTATGGGATTCAGTTTAGGCGCCATGACCTTGGTGGGTCAGAACATTGGCGCGAATGAACACCAACGTGCAGAGCAAACCGGTAAAACAGCGGTCTACGTGACTTTAGTTTTTGTTCTTTTGATTGTTTCTTGTATCATATTTTTAAACGATTCGCTCATCAAAATTTTTACAGATGACCCTACAGTTATTCAAATGGCAATGAGTATTATCGTAATTTTTGCTTTGATTCAAATCCCAAAGGCATTGAATACGGTTATGGGTGGAAATCTTCGGGGCGCAGGTGATCTTAAATGGTTGATGTTTCTTTCAATGATTTCTGTGATCGTCATAGAAATTGGCGCAACATGGGTTGTTGCATTTATTTTCAGCTTTTCGTTGGGAGGCATTTGGATTGTTTTGAGTATTGATGAAATGATGAGAGTATTGTTGAACTATTGGCGTTTTCATGGGGGCAAGTGGAAATTGATTGATTTATAA
- a CDS encoding aldehyde dehydrogenase family protein translates to MTKQFKNFIGGEWVDSFSGETFENRNPANWDEIVGVFPKSNEEDVNKAVEAARKAFDSWRLVPAPERGEIMKKAGDIMSARKEEISRLMTREMGKILAETRGDTQEGIDTAYYAFGESRRLFGRTVPSELPNKFNMTTRIPIGVAGIISPWNFPMAIPTWKIFPALTCGNTIVFKPASDTPATATLFVEILAEAGVPPRAINLVHGTGSQVGNPIVNHPVINLISFTGSTKVGKSINQNAGFQLKRVSLELGGKNGQIVMADANLELALEGVLWGAFGTTGQRCTATSRLILDEKIHDSFLEMLVKRTNNLKLGDGLDESVEVGPLINQSQVEIISKYVEIGKNEGAKLLCGGETANLGSLAKGWFYKPTIFTDVSRDMRIAKEEIFGPVLSVLKVSSLDEGVDVLNDSTYGLSSSVYTKDINAAYKAMRDIEAGITYINGPTIGAECHMPFGGVKATGNGHREGGWQVYEFFSEVKTCYVDFSNKLQKAQIDNR, encoded by the coding sequence ATGACTAAACAGTTCAAAAACTTTATTGGCGGTGAATGGGTGGATTCCTTTTCCGGGGAAACTTTTGAAAACAGAAATCCGGCTAATTGGGATGAAATAGTCGGCGTTTTTCCCAAATCAAATGAAGAGGATGTTAACAAAGCGGTTGAGGCTGCAAGGAAAGCTTTTGATAGTTGGCGGCTAGTGCCTGCTCCCGAAAGAGGGGAGATTATGAAAAAAGCCGGTGATATTATGTCTGCTAGAAAAGAAGAGATTTCCAGGCTAATGACTCGTGAGATGGGAAAAATATTGGCCGAAACCAGAGGAGATACACAAGAGGGGATAGATACCGCTTATTATGCCTTTGGTGAAAGTCGTCGTTTATTTGGCCGCACGGTTCCGTCGGAATTACCCAATAAATTCAATATGACTACCCGGATTCCAATTGGTGTAGCAGGGATCATTTCACCCTGGAATTTTCCAATGGCAATACCAACATGGAAAATTTTTCCAGCATTAACTTGTGGGAATACGATTGTTTTTAAACCGGCATCAGATACGCCAGCGACAGCGACTCTTTTTGTTGAAATTCTGGCAGAAGCGGGGGTTCCTCCACGCGCTATCAATTTGGTGCATGGAACGGGATCGCAAGTTGGCAATCCCATTGTGAATCATCCCGTTATTAATTTGATTTCTTTTACCGGCTCGACAAAAGTTGGTAAATCCATAAATCAAAATGCAGGCTTTCAATTAAAACGCGTGTCCCTGGAGTTGGGTGGAAAAAATGGTCAAATTGTTATGGCAGATGCCAACCTGGAATTAGCTCTTGAAGGTGTTTTGTGGGGAGCATTTGGAACAACCGGACAACGTTGTACTGCTACCAGTCGACTAATTCTGGATGAGAAAATTCATGATTCGTTTCTAGAGATGCTGGTGAAAAGGACAAACAACTTAAAGCTTGGCGATGGTCTTGATGAGTCTGTCGAAGTAGGTCCTCTTATCAATCAATCCCAGGTTGAAATTATAAGTAAATATGTTGAAATTGGAAAAAACGAAGGTGCCAAACTGCTTTGCGGAGGAGAAACAGCAAATCTGGGAAGTTTAGCAAAGGGATGGTTCTACAAACCCACAATATTTACAGATGTTAGCAGGGATATGAGAATAGCCAAGGAAGAAATCTTTGGACCGGTTTTATCTGTTTTGAAAGTTTCATCTCTCGATGAAGGTGTTGATGTTCTGAATGATTCCACTTATGGGCTTTCTTCTTCGGTTTATACAAAAGACATCAATGCAGCATACAAAGCGATGAGAGACATAGAAGCCGGAATTACATACATTAACGGGCCGACGATTGGCGCTGAATGCCATATGCCTTTTGGTGGTGTAAAGGCAACAGGCAATGGCCATAGAGAAGGCGGCTGGCAGGTTTACGAATTTTTTTCCGAAGTAAAAACATGTTATGTGGACTTCAGCAATAAATTACAAAAAGCCCAAATTGATAATCGATAA
- a CDS encoding inositol-3-phosphate synthase, with amino-acid sequence MTNRADIKPVEGKLGIMLVGLGAVSTTFIAGVETIKKGLAKPIGSLTQMGAIRLGKRTEHKNPLIKELVPLYNLDDLVITSWDIFEDNAYQAALKAGVLERHHLDSVKDELESMKPQKAVFNQEYVKKLSGTHVKTGNSKRDLANQLMDDIQSFKEMYQLRDVVMIWCASTEIFIKTGEIHQSMDTFEKAIDANHPEIAPSMLYAYAALQCGIPFINGAPNLSVDFPAMIQLADMKNVPIAGKDFKTGQTLMKTILAPGLKARLLGLSGWFSTNLLGNRDGEVLDDPESFKTKEESKLSVLEYIFQPDIYPDLYKDFYHKVRINYYPPRGDNKEGWDNIDIFGWMGYPMQIKINFLCRDSILAAPIVLDLVLFMNLAQRAGMKGIQEWLSFYLKSPMCLPDLYPEHDLFIQHMKLKNTLRYLMGEEQITHLGLDYYQ; translated from the coding sequence ATGACAAATAGGGCTGATATTAAACCCGTTGAAGGTAAGCTTGGGATTATGTTGGTAGGATTAGGGGCAGTCAGTACCACTTTTATCGCAGGTGTTGAGACCATAAAAAAAGGGTTAGCCAAACCGATAGGATCACTTACCCAAATGGGCGCCATTCGGTTAGGAAAACGAACCGAACACAAAAACCCGCTCATAAAAGAGTTGGTTCCATTATATAACCTTGATGATTTAGTCATTACCTCTTGGGATATTTTCGAAGATAATGCATATCAAGCTGCTTTAAAAGCGGGTGTATTGGAACGTCATCATTTGGATTCTGTCAAAGACGAGCTCGAATCCATGAAGCCGCAAAAGGCTGTTTTTAACCAGGAGTATGTTAAAAAATTATCTGGAACTCATGTAAAGACAGGAAATTCCAAACGAGATTTAGCCAACCAATTGATGGATGATATTCAATCGTTTAAGGAAATGTACCAACTAAGAGATGTTGTGATGATCTGGTGCGCCAGTACCGAAATTTTCATCAAGACTGGCGAAATTCACCAATCAATGGATACTTTCGAAAAAGCTATAGATGCAAACCATCCTGAAATTGCTCCAAGTATGCTTTATGCTTATGCAGCGCTGCAATGTGGGATTCCGTTTATTAATGGCGCGCCGAATTTATCGGTAGATTTTCCTGCAATGATCCAGCTTGCCGACATGAAAAATGTTCCTATTGCAGGAAAAGATTTTAAGACCGGTCAAACCCTTATGAAAACAATTTTAGCACCAGGCCTTAAAGCCAGATTACTTGGATTATCCGGGTGGTTTTCAACCAATCTTCTTGGCAACCGGGACGGTGAAGTTTTAGACGATCCGGAGTCGTTTAAAACCAAAGAAGAAAGTAAGCTCTCCGTCCTTGAATATATTTTTCAACCGGATATATACCCGGATCTGTACAAAGATTTTTATCATAAAGTTCGTATAAATTATTATCCCCCCCGGGGGGATAATAAGGAAGGGTGGGATAATATAGACATTTTTGGCTGGATGGGATATCCTATGCAAATCAAGATAAATTTCCTTTGTCGGGATAGCATTTTGGCAGCGCCGATAGTTTTGGACCTTGTCCTTTTTATGAATTTAGCACAAAGGGCAGGTATGAAAGGGATTCAAGAATGGCTGTCATTTTATCTCAAAAGTCCGATGTGTTTACCCGACTTATACCCGGAACACGATCTTTTTATACAGCATATGAAATTGAAAAATACTCTCAGGTATTTAATGGGCGAAGAACAAATTACGCATCTTGGCTTAGATTATTACCAATAA